The region AGAAATTTCTTACATTACGTATATAATCATTATGTGATAGCGTTTACAGAACCCGCATGGCTGCGCGGTTAAGGCCGATCAGATCTCCTCTGAGGATTACCCGCCTAGGCTAATGATTATTCTGCGGAGACGCGCTGGACAGGGCTGGCCTGCGAACACCTCATGCCCGGATTATATACGTAATTTCCGCTCCTTGTTACAGTGAAGAGGTACTGAAATACGAGGAGGATCACAGAATGAACCATAGCTCACGTAGAAAAGAATCGGTCGGCGGAAGGATCTTCACCTTCGTTAATACAGCCATACTCGTTCTGATTGCGCTTGTCTGCTTATTGCCCTTCATCAATATCATTGCCAGCTCCTTCGCTACCACCCAGGAGGTCATGGCCAAGCGGTTCATCTTATTCCCGACCACCTTCTCCCTGGACGCGTACCGCTACATCCTCTCAACGCCTACCATCTTCCGGGGACTCGGGGTATCCGTGGGTGTCACTATTGCAGGAACCGTAGTCAGTATGCTGCTTACCGCGCTGATGGCCTACGGCTTGTCCAGGAGATACCTGCCTGCCCGCAATACGATTAACTTCATCGTCGTCTTCTCCATGCTGTTCAGCGGCGGAATGATCCCCACCTTCCTGGTCGTCAAAAGCGTCGGCCTGATCAACTCGTACGGGTCCCTGATCTTCCCGGTTGCCGTCAATGCCTTCAACATGATTATCATGCGCAACTTCTTCCAGGCGCTGCCTGACAGTCTGGAGGAGTCCGCCAAGATCGACGGAAGCAATGACTTCGGAATCTTCATGCGGATCATGCTGCCGCTGGCCCTGCCTTCCATTGCCACCATCTCCCTGTTCTATGCGGTGGCTTACTGGAATACGTACATGAACGCGATCCTCTACATGAATGATTCGGCCAAATGGCCGATCCAGGTGCTGCTGCGCCAGATCGTCATTGTCTCCAGCGGGATGCAGGCAGAGGGAAGCTCGGTCGATATTGTACCGCCGGCCCAGACCATCAAAATGGCGGTCATTGTCATCGCCACCGTGCCGATGCTGGCCGCTTATCCTTTTGTACAGAAGCATTTCACCAAGGGCGCTCTCCTCGGAGCAGTCAAAGGCTGACGGCCCGCCGTTCAGCTTCCATCCAAATGTATAGAGCATATGCAGAAACGGTACCGCCTTGAAGCAAGGACGGTACCGTTTCTCTATGAACACCTGATACAAGCTCCTATGCCAATCCCCAGTTCCCGCTAAAATCCACCGCTACTCGCCCTGCTTCAGCTTCCGGTAAGCACCAGGCGTAACCTGCTCCTTCTTGCGGAAGGACCGGATGAAATTCTGCGGATTATGATACTGCAGCCGCTTCGCAATCTCCTTGATCGTCATATCCGTCTCCGTCAGCCACCGTTTGGCCATCTCCAGGCGGTAGTTCATGAGGTATTCGCTGAAGGCCGTGCCGTACTCTTTTTTGAAGATGCTGCTTAGATAATTCGGATTGTAATGCAGCCGCTCGCCGATCCCCTCCAGTGTAAGCTCACGGTCATATTCCGCGTGCACTATATCGGTGATCTTATCCGAGAGACAGCGGAACTGCTGGCTGGTCTTGTCCTTCATACTGTACATCATGGGGTAAATAACCTCCTGCACCAGCATCCGCTCCATCTCTTCGGGATTACGGATGTCCAGCAGGCGGTGATACAGCTTATTGTTATCCTGGGTCAACAGGACGCTAACTCCCAGATGCTGCTCCAGCTGAATCAGATTATTCACGAGCCGCACCAGCATAACCTCGAATTTCAGGGTACTTTTGTTCTTGCCCATCAGCTCCGCCAGGAACGGATAGAGCGCAGCGGTGACTTGCTCCTTGTCCCCCAGCCGAATGGCGTTGAACAATTGCGTCTCCAGCTCTGCCGGATAATGCAGCGACACCGGGCCGGAGACAACCATGGATATATCCTCATAGAAAATGATCGATTCCTTGCCCAGATTCAGCCGCTGATGCAGTGCCTGCTTGCTCATCTCCCCGGCTTCCTTACTCTCTAACAGATTGCTGTAAAAGTTGCTGATGCCGATGCTGATCGACACCTTCAGATAATCGCGCACTGCCTTCAGCAGGGCTGCCGCATAATCCGTCACTTCCTTGTTCATCGCGGCATCACTGTACCCGGCGAAGGTCAGGATCGTGGC is a window of Paenibacillus sp. FSL H3-0469 DNA encoding:
- a CDS encoding carbohydrate ABC transporter permease — translated: MNHSSRRKESVGGRIFTFVNTAILVLIALVCLLPFINIIASSFATTQEVMAKRFILFPTTFSLDAYRYILSTPTIFRGLGVSVGVTIAGTVVSMLLTALMAYGLSRRYLPARNTINFIVVFSMLFSGGMIPTFLVVKSVGLINSYGSLIFPVAVNAFNMIIMRNFFQALPDSLEESAKIDGSNDFGIFMRIMLPLALPSIATISLFYAVAYWNTYMNAILYMNDSAKWPIQVLLRQIVIVSSGMQAEGSSVDIVPPAQTIKMAVIVIATVPMLAAYPFVQKHFTKGALLGAVKG